A stretch of Lactuca sativa cultivar Salinas chromosome 6, Lsat_Salinas_v11, whole genome shotgun sequence DNA encodes these proteins:
- the LOC111880880 gene encoding GDSL esterase/lipase At5g41890 has translation MNMKMEMNMNSLFFVVLCWIHVSRCVSYTNFAFGDSVVDAGNNNHLASLSKANYSPYGIDFTPSGGKPTGRYTNGFTIIDIIAQALGAKTLASPSLAGNATSNALLGGINFGSGASGILEETGAVYLGRIPLRKQIDHFEQSRAEMVQTMGENRTQDLLKNAIFSLTIGNNDIITYFLPKIPFIGSYNEVSHTVLQETMVAHMGSYLKRLHELGARKFVVVDIGPLGCLPFVRAIHLLPDGKCHEEMNMLIRGYNEKLRQAVNILNQEMGNGSIFVYANSYDVISEMLQNYRDYGFENVNDPCCGGNIPPFFCFRIEGEERQISSNVCDDRSKYLFWDAYHPGQAANFIIAQHVLNGDQNICSPFNIRQLHNLKL, from the exons ATGAATATGAAAATGGAAATGAACATGAACTCGTTGTTTTTCGTTGTTTTGTGTTGGATTCATGTTTCACGTTGTGTTTCTTACACCAACTTTGCATTTGGGGACTCCGTTGTAGATGCCGGAAACAATAACCACTTGGCAAGTCTCTCCAAGGCCAACTACTCTCCATATGGCATAGACTTTACTCCTTCTGGTGGCAAGCCTACAGGAAGATACACAAATGGTTTCACCATTATTGACATTATTG CACAAGCTTTGGGAGCCAAGACCTTGGCTTCGCCATCTCTGGCAGGTAATGCGACATCTAACGCGTTACTTGGTGGCATAAACTTCGGCTCTGGAGCTTCTGGGATACTAGAGGAAACTGGTGCCGTTTAT CTTGGACGCATTCCATTAAGAAAGCAAATCGATCATTTTGAGCAAAGTAGAGCTGAAATGGTCCAAACGATGGGAGAAAATCGTACACAAGATTTATTAAAGAATGCAATCTTCTCGTTAACGATTGGTAATAATGATATTATAACCTACTTCCTACCAAAGATTCCTTTCATTGGCAGTTATAACGAAGTTTCCCATACCGTTTTACAAGAGACCATGGTCGCACATATGGGTTCATATCTTAAG CGTTTGCATGAACTAGGGGCTCGAAAGTTTGTTGTAGTCGATATAGGACCTCTTGGTTGCTTACCTTTTGTTCGTGCGATACACCTGCTACCAGATGGAAAATGCCATGAAGAAATGAACATGTTGATTCGCGGATACAATGAAAAGTTACGTCAGGCTGTGAATATCTTAAATCAAGAGATGGGAAACGGTTCCATTTTCGTGTATGCAAATTCTTACGATGTCATAAGTGAGATGTTGCAAAATTATCGTGACTATG GATTCGAGAATGTGAACGATCCTTGCTGTGGAGGAAACATTCCTCCATTTTTCTGCTTTCGGATTGAAGGTGAAGAGAGGCAAATTAGCTCAAATGTTTGTGATGATCGATCGAAGTATCTGTTCTGGGATGCATATCATCCCGGACAAGCAGCAAATTTCATTATAGCTCAGCATGTGTTAAATGGTGACCAAAACATCTGTTCTCCTTTCAACATTCGCCAGCTTCATAATCTCAAGCTATAA